ACCAGCCGACCCCGAAGCCGTCCGCGTTGACCGTCCCGTACCGCTGGCGGCGCGGCGCCCAGGACTGCCGCAGCAGCCCGTGCGGCGGAGCGACCAGCAGCTCACCGATCGCCGTCTCGGCTCCGACGAAGGCGACATGGCGGCACATCAGGCGTCCCGCGCCGTGCGGAAACCGGCGAAGATCTGCCGGCGCACCGGCAGGTCCCAGTTGCGGAACGTACCGCGGCAGGCCACCGGGTCCACGGCGAACGAGCCGCCCCGCAGTACCTTGTGGTCGCCGCCGAAGAACACCTCCGAGTACTCCCGGTACGGGAACGCCGTGAACCCGGGATAGGGGAGGAAGTCGCTGGCCGTCCATTCCCAGACGTCGCCGATGAGCTGCCGCACACCGAGCGGTGAGGCGCCCTCCGGATACGCGCCTGCGGGGGCGGGACGCAGATGGCGCTGCCCGAGATTGGCCTGGTCGGGCGTTGGGTCGGTGTCGCCCCAGGGATAGCGCCGGGATCGCCCGGACACGGGATCGTGCCGTGCCGCCTTCTCCCACTCCGCCTCCGTCGGCAACCGCCGCCCCGCCCAGCGGGCGTAGGCGTCCGCCTCGAACCAGCTGACGTGCAGTACGGGCTCGTCGGCCGGCACGGGTTCGGTCACCCCGAACCTGCGGCGCAGCCACTGGCCGGCCTCGCGCCGCCAGAACAGCGGCGCCTCGATGCCGTGCTTGCGGATCTGGGCCCAGCCCTCGTCCGCCCACCACCGCTCGTCCGTGTAGCCGCCCGCGTCGATGAAAGCCTCGAAGGCGCCGTTGGTGACGGGGACGGTGTCGAGGTAGTACGACGGGAGCTCGCGTGAGTGCGCGGGCCGCTCGTTGTCCAGCGCCCAGGGCTCCGTGGAGGTGCCCATGGCGAACGGGCCTGCGGGGACCAGCACTTCGGACGGAAGCCCGGACACTCCGCCGGCGGGTGGATCGGGTGCTTCCAGCGCGGCGGATCCGGAGCGCAGCTGATGGGTGATCAGCATCGTCTCGTCGTGCTGCTGTTCGTGCTGGGCGATCATGCCGAAGGCGAAAGCGGAGTCCACCAGCGGTCCGCCGCGCAGCGGATGCTTTTCCAGGACGTCGAGCACCCGGCATCGGATGTCGGAGGCGTAGGCACGGGACTCGGCGGGGGAGAGCAGCGGCAGTGAGGGCCGTACGGCGCGTGGGTGCTCGAAGGCGTCGTACACCGGGTCGATGTCGGGACGGATCGCCTCGCGTCCGGCGACGGCCCGCAGCAGCCACTGCTCCTCCTGGTTGCCGATATGTGCCAGATCCCAGACCAGCGGCGACATCAGCGGCGAGTGCTGTGCGGTGAGCTCGTGGTCGTCCACGCAGCCCGTGAGGAGGACGGTGCGGGCCCGGGCGGCGGTCAGCGCGTCCAGGGCGCGCTGCCTGAGCAACTCCTCGTCGGTCGCCACCGGGGACTCGTTCATGAGTGGATCTCCTTGTCGTGGAGCATGGCGTTCCGGTGCGCGTCTCCGCGCCGGTCGTCGGGGAACGTGAAGTCGTCGGCCGGACAGCGGCCGGGCAGCACATAGCGGTCGAAGAACACCGCGACCGCTTCTTGTACGGCCGGGGACGCCCCCAGCCTGGGCAGTGCCTCCAGCGCCACGGTGAAGCAGCTGACGGCGGCGCCGTGCAGTTCGGGGTCGCTGAGCCCGGCACGGGCGGCGGCGGTCCACAGGGGGTTGCGCGGCGCGCGCAGGGTCCCCGCGATCTCGGCGAGCGGCTTGACCGTTCGGTAGGCGATCTCCGCGGCCTCGGGGTCGTCGAACAGAGCGGTGGTGACCGCGACCGGGACCTGCCAGCCGTTCTCGCCCGGCTGCGCGTCGATCATGCGCAGTTCGAGATGGCCGCGCGGGCGCACGGGGGGAAACAGCGTGGTCATGTGGTATTCGAGGTCTTCGTGCGTAGGCGGTCTCGGTTTCCCGGTCCTAATCCACTCACGGAAGGTCAGTTCATCGGGTGCCGCCCACGGTCCTTCGGGAGCCCTGACGCACATCACCGGTGTGTCCAGCACATGTGCCGCCCACGCTCCGCGGGGCGGTGCGCCGGGCTCGGGCGCGAGCACCCTGCGCGGGTCCAGATCCGCCCACAGGGCCTGCCGGGTGGACCGCAGGCCGGTCAGGCGGCCTTTCCCGGCGGGGGAGTTGGCGAACGCGGCCACCAGGACCGCGCCCAGGAGGTGCGCCAGCTGCCAGCGCCTGCCGAGGCCCAGCGGACCCGGTTCCTCGAAGCCCGCGTCCAGACACACCTGCACGGATGCGGACGAGCACATCATCGAGCGTCCGGCGGGTCCGGTCCGGTCGAGGTACTTCTCCATCGCGTCGTAGCGCGGCGCTCGAAGGAGTCTGCGCGGGGGATTCCACGGGTCGTGGCCGTGGCCGCTGAGAGCGAGCCCGTACGCCCGCAAAGCGGTGCGCACGGAGTCCAGATCGGCCGCCATGGTGTCGAGGCACTCCATCAGCGACGGGGCGGGCTGCGAGCTGAGCTCGAGCTGCCCACCGGGTTCGAAGGTCAGCGCCGCGCGGAGCGGGAGCTCCCGCACGTCCGCGTACGCCTGCTCCAGTCGCGATGACGCAACGGGCCGGTCGGGCCGGTGCGGGTCGTGTACGAGCCATTCGAGCTCGACCCCGACGGCCCGGGGCGGGCCGGTCTTGAAGCAGATGCAGCGCAGCAGCTCTTCGGCGGCGTCCTCGCCGGGCAGCGGATCATCGGCAACACGTGCGACCATGATTGAATCCTCCTGTCACAAGGGCTCGTCCACCAGGGTGCACGGCCGACCGCTCACGCGAAGCTGATCACGTGCGCGGTAAGAGGGCCGTAATGGGTTTGCCGGTGCCCTGGGGGATCACTGAGGATTCCGGGCATGAGTGCACGTCTGCGGGGGATCGCGAAACAGACTCAGGAGATCGTCGGAGCAGGTTGCTACCGGGCGCCGGGCGGCCAGTGGGTGACGATCGGCGGAGAATTGTCCGCGGCTGTCGAAGGAACTCGGATGTACGGGCCCGGACCCGTGCCGGTGGTGCCCGACACGGACCGTTCCAGCGTATGCGAGGTCACCGGAGAGAGCAGCCTGGACGCTGCCCGTCGCCTCACCGCGCGGGCGCCGGGCCCGGTGGCGGTGCTCAGCTTCGCGTCGGCCCGAAATCCGGGCGGAGGCTTCCTCAACGGGGCGCAGGCCCAAGAGGAAGCGCTCTGCCGTGCGTCCGCGCTCCACAGCACGCTGCTGCGGGTCCCGGACTTCTACTCCCATCATCGCGCGGATCGGAGTCCCTTCTACTCCGACCGGGTGATCCACTCGCCCGCGGTCCCCGTCTTCCGCGACGAACGCGGCCGGTTGCTGGGCACGCCGTACATGGTCGGTTTCCTCAGCTCCGCCGCACCGAACGCCGGCGTCATCCTCAGTCGTACGCCCGGCGACGCCGCCCGCATACCGGCCGCGCTGGCGTCCCGGGCCGAGCGGGTGCTGGAGACGGCCGCGGCAGCGGGCTACCGGCGGCTGGTGCTCGGGGCGTGGGGATGCGGGGTGTTCCGCAACGACCCGGGGCAGGTGGCGGGAGCCTTCCGCGCACTGCTTCACGGCGGCGGGCGGTTCTCCGGGCACTTCGAGGAGATCGTGTACGCGGTGCTGGACCGCTCCGAGCGGAAGCGGACCCTGGGCGTGTTCAGGGCGGCGTTCTCCGGTGCCCCGGGTCCCGAGGCGGGCCGGTCCCCCTCCTGAGGGGGTTCGCGCACCGGTGGGCCGAACCCACGCCCAGCTTTACCAAAGAAATTCTGCAAAAACTATTTGGGAAAGTGCTCCGATCGGCCTACGCTGCTGCCGTGTCCAGTGAACAGCGTGAACGCGTCCTCGATCCCGAGCGCGACGCGGCGGCCGTGAAGGCCCTGACCCATCCTCTGCGCATCAGGCTGCTGGGGCTGCTGCGGCAGTACGGCCCCGCGACCGCCAGCGAACTCGGTGTCCGCACCGGCGAGTCATCCGCTTCGACCAGCTACCACCTCCGTGTGCTGGCCAAGTACGCCTTCATCGCCGAGGCCGCCCACCGTGACGGACGCGAGCGCCGCTGGCGTGCTGTCCACGAGCTGACGTCCTGGAGCAACGAGGCCATGGCCGCGACCGACGAGACGCGGGCCTTTGTCTCCGCGAGCCGCCGGGCCCAACTGGTCCACCTGGAGAGGTCTTTCACCCAGTACGACGACGACGCGGCGGCCGGGCGCCTGGGGGCGGAATGGGCCGAGCCCGCAGGCATGACCGATCTGCTGTACCGCCTCACGCCCGAGTCGCTGACGGAGCTGTGGGAGTCGTTCGAGCGTGCGGTGCGCGCGTTGGCGGAGCGGGACGAGGGCGATCCGCGTGCCGAGCAGGTCGCGGTGTTCTGGGCCGGGCTGCCGCTCGCCGGTCAGGTCTCCGCTCCTGCCGGCCCTTCCGCGGCTCTCTCCTCAAGCCCCGAGCCGACCGGATCCGCTCCGTCCACCTCGTCCGACGGGGCCGACGGTTCCGATGGGGCGGACGAGCATGCCACGGGCACAGCCGGGGAGGTGCGGTGACCCCGTATCTCGACCCGCGTACCGCCCGCCGCCGTTTCACCGTCGTCACCTTCCTCTTCTGGCTGCCCGTGGGCCTCTACCTGCCCGCGCTCGTACTGCTGCCCACCGAGCGCGGCTTCAGCGTCGCCGCCATCGCCGGACTCTTCGCCGTGTACTCGCTGACCGTGGCCGCGCTGGAGCTCCCCACGGGCGGGCTCAGTGACGTCATCGGCCGGCGCCCCGTGCTCGTGGCGGCGGGTGTGCTCAACCTGGCCGCCCTCGTGCTGTTCGCCGTCGGCACCACTGCCTGGGTGCTCACCCTGGCGATGCTCCTGCTCGGTGCCGGGCGTGCCCTGTCCAGCGGGCCCGCCGAGGCGTGGTACGTCGACACCGTGCAGGCGCACTCAGGGTGGGATGCCGAGCTGCGCACCGGGCTCGCCCGGGCCGGTACCGCGTCCGCGACGGCGCTTGCCGCCGGCACCCTGATCGGAGGGGCGCTGCCCTGGCTGCTCGGGCTCGGACCTGACCCGGGGGCGTGGCTGGCCGAAGCCACATCCGGGGTCGTGCTCCCGCTGTCCGCGCCGGGGCTGCTCGGGGGAGCCGTGGTCATCGCCTTCATGGGCTTCGTGCTGACCCGACTGCCGGAGCCGCCCCGGCCTCCCGCCACACTGCGCGGGGTCGTCGCGGGCGTCCCGGCCACGGTGATCGGCGGCCTCCGACTGGGGGCGAGAGACCGGCTGGTCCGCAGGCTGCTGCTCACCGCCTGTGCGACCGGCGCCGCACTGGGCACCATCGAACTACTCATGCCCGGCCGGGCATCCGCGCTGACCGGCGCTCCCGAATCCGGTGCGGCGGTCTTCGCGGGCCTGGCCTGCGGCGGGTTCGCCTGCACGGCCGTCGGTAGTCATCTCGCGCCCTTCCTCGCCCGGGTGGCAGGCGACGCCGACCGTGCGGTGTTCGCCGGTCTCGGTGCGATGGCGACGGGCCTGCTGGTGCTCACCGTCTCCGTCGCCTGCTCCGGAGTCCGGGCGCTGGTGCTCCTCGTGGTCGGCTATGCACTGGTCTATC
This DNA window, taken from Streptomyces sp. SCSIO 30461, encodes the following:
- the egtB gene encoding ergothioneine biosynthesis protein EgtB, which encodes MNESPVATDEELLRQRALDALTAARARTVLLTGCVDDHELTAQHSPLMSPLVWDLAHIGNQEEQWLLRAVAGREAIRPDIDPVYDAFEHPRAVRPSLPLLSPAESRAYASDIRCRVLDVLEKHPLRGGPLVDSAFAFGMIAQHEQQHDETMLITHQLRSGSAALEAPDPPAGGVSGLPSEVLVPAGPFAMGTSTEPWALDNERPAHSRELPSYYLDTVPVTNGAFEAFIDAGGYTDERWWADEGWAQIRKHGIEAPLFWRREAGQWLRRRFGVTEPVPADEPVLHVSWFEADAYARWAGRRLPTEAEWEKAARHDPVSGRSRRYPWGDTDPTPDQANLGQRHLRPAPAGAYPEGASPLGVRQLIGDVWEWTASDFLPYPGFTAFPYREYSEVFFGGDHKVLRGGSFAVDPVACRGTFRNWDLPVRRQIFAGFRTARDA
- a CDS encoding TIGR02452 family protein; amino-acid sequence: MSARLRGIAKQTQEIVGAGCYRAPGGQWVTIGGELSAAVEGTRMYGPGPVPVVPDTDRSSVCEVTGESSLDAARRLTARAPGPVAVLSFASARNPGGGFLNGAQAQEEALCRASALHSTLLRVPDFYSHHRADRSPFYSDRVIHSPAVPVFRDERGRLLGTPYMVGFLSSAAPNAGVILSRTPGDAARIPAALASRAERVLETAAAAGYRRLVLGAWGCGVFRNDPGQVAGAFRALLHGGGRFSGHFEEIVYAVLDRSERKRTLGVFRAAFSGAPGPEAGRSPS
- the egtA gene encoding ergothioneine biosynthesis glutamate--cysteine ligase EgtA is translated as MVARVADDPLPGEDAAEELLRCICFKTGPPRAVGVELEWLVHDPHRPDRPVASSRLEQAYADVRELPLRAALTFEPGGQLELSSQPAPSLMECLDTMAADLDSVRTALRAYGLALSGHGHDPWNPPRRLLRAPRYDAMEKYLDRTGPAGRSMMCSSASVQVCLDAGFEEPGPLGLGRRWQLAHLLGAVLVAAFANSPAGKGRLTGLRSTRQALWADLDPRRVLAPEPGAPPRGAWAAHVLDTPVMCVRAPEGPWAAPDELTFREWIRTGKPRPPTHEDLEYHMTTLFPPVRPRGHLELRMIDAQPGENGWQVPVAVTTALFDDPEAAEIAYRTVKPLAEIAGTLRAPRNPLWTAAARAGLSDPELHGAAVSCFTVALEALPRLGASPAVQEAVAVFFDRYVLPGRCPADDFTFPDDRRGDAHRNAMLHDKEIHS
- a CDS encoding MFS transporter yields the protein MTPYLDPRTARRRFTVVTFLFWLPVGLYLPALVLLPTERGFSVAAIAGLFAVYSLTVAALELPTGGLSDVIGRRPVLVAAGVLNLAALVLFAVGTTAWVLTLAMLLLGAGRALSSGPAEAWYVDTVQAHSGWDAELRTGLARAGTASATALAAGTLIGGALPWLLGLGPDPGAWLAEATSGVVLPLSAPGLLGGAVVIAFMGFVLTRLPEPPRPPATLRGVVAGVPATVIGGLRLGARDRLVRRLLLTACATGAALGTIELLMPGRASALTGAPESGAAVFAGLACGGFACTAVGSHLAPFLARVAGDADRAVFAGLGAMATGLLVLTVSVACSGVRALVLLVVGYALVYLALGAAGPNENELLHGRVSGAHRATALSVQSLALQALGAVIGLLAAALPQGPFRWLPGALLLVAGALLWVRRDRGDGVGAAGGGDGSGYRRDRAESPHADAAASTTRAGAGA
- a CDS encoding helix-turn-helix domain-containing protein; this translates as MSSEQRERVLDPERDAAAVKALTHPLRIRLLGLLRQYGPATASELGVRTGESSASTSYHLRVLAKYAFIAEAAHRDGRERRWRAVHELTSWSNEAMAATDETRAFVSASRRAQLVHLERSFTQYDDDAAAGRLGAEWAEPAGMTDLLYRLTPESLTELWESFERAVRALAERDEGDPRAEQVAVFWAGLPLAGQVSAPAGPSAALSSSPEPTGSAPSTSSDGADGSDGADEHATGTAGEVR